One window of the Peptacetobacter hiranonis genome contains the following:
- a CDS encoding gamma-glutamyltransferase family protein, protein MNFNVLSNRYKSERNVMYAKSGAVATSNPQAAQAGLDILRKGGNAVDAAVATAAALAVTEPTSNGIGGDAYSLVWIESEKKLYGLNSSGFAPELMTKEAYKGLKKMPRHGFGAVTVPGIPAAWAELNRKFGKLSLYECLKPAIDYAREGYIVYPNVAKLWEESFEDYSNDLKELEKLPKDRVKKDVQAELVDKELLKEWFDTFTIDGKAPQAGDVFKCEAQAKTLEEIANTGAESFYRGRIAELIDEHSRKFGGMIRKSDLEKYHPQWVEPISTNYKGYDICEIPPNGHGITVLIALNILKELELDEEKETVDNIHKMIECMKLAFADSKKYVTDPKKMTVSVGAMLNQEYAKKRSELIEEKAVFPEAGEPFCGGTVYMCTADKDGNMVSHIQSNYMNFGSGVVIPGIGIALHNRGNNFSLDENHDNIVEPFKKPYHTIIPGFIKQNGEAVGAFGVMGAFMQPQGQFQAVTNLIDFAMNPQEALDAPRWQWIDGMKIEVENDMKTGIAEGLKEKGHDVKVVSDKINMGRGQIILKNEKGGYVCGTEKRCDGHVAVY, encoded by the coding sequence ATGAATTTTAATGTTTTATCAAATAGATACAAATCAGAAAGAAATGTTATGTATGCAAAGAGTGGAGCAGTGGCTACTTCAAACCCACAGGCAGCCCAGGCAGGATTAGATATACTAAGAAAAGGTGGAAATGCAGTAGATGCTGCTGTTGCAACTGCTGCAGCACTTGCAGTTACTGAGCCTACAAGCAATGGGATTGGTGGAGATGCGTACTCACTAGTTTGGATAGAATCTGAAAAGAAATTATATGGACTGAATTCTAGTGGATTTGCACCAGAGCTTATGACAAAAGAAGCATATAAAGGACTTAAAAAAATGCCAAGACATGGATTTGGAGCAGTTACAGTTCCTGGAATTCCTGCTGCATGGGCAGAGTTAAATAGAAAGTTTGGTAAGTTATCATTGTATGAATGTTTAAAACCAGCGATAGATTACGCAAGAGAAGGATATATAGTTTATCCTAATGTTGCAAAACTTTGGGAGGAGTCTTTTGAAGATTATTCAAATGATTTAAAAGAGCTTGAAAAACTTCCTAAAGATAGAGTTAAGAAGGATGTACAGGCCGAGCTTGTAGATAAAGAACTTTTAAAAGAGTGGTTTGATACATTTACAATAGATGGAAAAGCTCCACAAGCAGGAGATGTCTTTAAATGTGAAGCTCAAGCAAAAACTCTTGAAGAAATTGCAAATACTGGAGCAGAAAGTTTTTACAGAGGTAGAATCGCTGAATTAATAGATGAACATAGTAGAAAATTTGGTGGAATGATAAGAAAATCAGACCTAGAAAAATACCATCCTCAGTGGGTTGAACCTATAAGCACAAACTACAAAGGGTATGATATATGCGAAATTCCTCCAAATGGGCATGGAATAACAGTTTTAATTGCATTAAATATACTAAAAGAGTTGGAGTTAGATGAAGAAAAAGAGACTGTGGATAATATACACAAGATGATTGAGTGTATGAAGTTGGCATTTGCTGATTCTAAGAAGTATGTAACAGATCCTAAGAAAATGACTGTTTCTGTGGGTGCTATGTTAAATCAGGAATATGCTAAGAAGAGAAGTGAGCTAATAGAAGAAAAAGCAGTATTTCCAGAAGCTGGAGAGCCATTCTGTGGTGGTACGGTGTATATGTGCACAGCGGACAAAGATGGAAATATGGTATCTCACATACAGAGCAATTATATGAACTTTGGCTCAGGAGTCGTAATTCCAGGTATAGGAATTGCTCTTCACAATAGAGGAAACAATTTTAGCTTAGATGAAAATCACGATAATATTGTCGAGCCATTTAAAAAGCCATACCATACAATCATTCCAGGATTTATCAAACAAAATGGTGAAGCTGTTGGAGCATTTGGTGTAATGGGAGCATTTATGCAGCCTCAAGGTCAGTTCCAAGCAGTTACAAATTTAATTGACTTTGCAATGAATCCTCAAGAAGCGCTTGATGCACCTAGATGGCAGTGGATTGATGGTATGAAAATCGAGGTTGAGAACGATATGAAAACAGGAATAGCAGAGGGGCTAAAAGAAAAAGGCCACGATGTTAAGGTTGTGTCTGATAAAATAAACATGGGTAGAGGGCAGATAATTCTAAAGAACGAAAAAGGTGGATATGTCTGTGGAACAGAAAAAAGATGCGACGGACACGTTGCTGTTTATTAA
- a CDS encoding RsiV family protein, which translates to MDVSISLPEVSSDSKDLEYKLNKEFEKEGKEAYKKYEAEVEKLEKEGKTTHKSAEMWTESIAENAKTVSVAIYNTETEASAATSRKIYNIDKKDKTILTLEGMFGNNDYVDVLSKNILSQMKERTKKDSNDVYFVDNTFKIKKDQPFYINDKGELVICFDEYEVAPGSAGLVEFVIPSNIVSKLMK; encoded by the coding sequence ATGGATGTTTCAATATCACTACCAGAAGTAAGCTCAGATAGTAAAGATTTAGAGTATAAATTAAACAAAGAATTTGAAAAAGAAGGTAAAGAAGCTTATAAAAAATACGAAGCAGAAGTTGAAAAACTTGAAAAAGAAGGAAAAACAACTCATAAATCTGCGGAAATGTGGACTGAATCTATAGCAGAAAATGCTAAAACTGTATCAGTTGCTATATACAACACAGAAACAGAAGCATCAGCAGCAACAAGTAGAAAAATATACAATATAGATAAAAAAGACAAAACAATTCTTACACTTGAAGGAATGTTTGGAAACAACGATTATGTAGATGTATTAAGCAAAAACATATTATCTCAGATGAAAGAAAGAACTAAAAAAGACTCAAATGATGTATACTTTGTAGACAATACATTCAAAATCAAAAAAGATCAGCCATTCTATATAAATGACAAAGGCGAACTAGTTATATGCTTCGATGAATATGAAGTAGCTCCAGGTTCAGCAGGATTAGTAGAATTCGTAATACCATCAAACATAGTATCAAAACTAATGAAATAG
- a CDS encoding oxidoreductase, whose protein sequence is MTIKYPLLLSPGKIGSIELRNKTVMSAMGMNQSTNGFVNEAVINHYAEHAKGGVGLIVVEVTCVDSPVGLNTANMLVIDDDKFIPGMTKLADAIHKEGSKCVLQISHTGRGARRAITGHQPVAPSAVAMPYSFMMGLENEEPRELTIDEIHEIEEKYAQAALRAKKAGFDGVEIHSVGYYLGEQFLSSTANVRTDEYGGNPENRVRFHLNIIKRIRELCGDDFTIIVKYSAMERGEDAGITMEDGIYYAKRFQDAGVDALEVLAGTWKKEANMEDLPDSASNYCQAVGLCQALKYGILKMTGKPATITMIGGGRAQNPDIAEKALEDKQCEFIFLGHSLLAEPNLVNLIIEDRQDEIRPCIGCGTCIDTQLQSGGTCCCSGNAVIGQGSNDYTITPAEKIKNVVVIGGGVAGVEAARIAAKRGHKVSLYEKDDKIGGQLYYAVKPPHKQNMEPLIPYLERQLEVTGVDVHLNTEISAEEIINMSPDAVICATGVHPAKLSIPGFEHAVNAKEVLDGKEVGEKVVIIGGGSVGIETAELLASMGKKVTIIEMMDKLADKMVNVTRTIVLGHLREYGVDFKTSCLCQEIKNDSVVCKEKDGTIVDIPANDVIIAIGDRPETSLYEELKGRIPEVYNVGDSASGGTIAKGVNQAYNCALNL, encoded by the coding sequence ATGACAATAAAATATCCATTACTTTTATCACCAGGAAAAATTGGCTCAATTGAACTTAGAAACAAAACTGTTATGAGTGCAATGGGAATGAATCAATCAACAAATGGTTTTGTAAATGAAGCAGTAATTAATCATTACGCTGAACATGCAAAAGGTGGCGTAGGATTAATTGTTGTAGAAGTAACTTGTGTAGATTCACCAGTTGGTCTAAACACTGCAAATATGTTAGTAATTGACGATGATAAGTTTATACCAGGAATGACTAAACTTGCCGATGCAATTCACAAAGAAGGCTCTAAATGTGTTCTTCAGATTAGTCATACAGGACGTGGTGCACGTCGAGCAATCACAGGACATCAGCCAGTAGCTCCAAGTGCAGTTGCAATGCCTTACTCTTTTATGATGGGCTTAGAAAATGAAGAACCTAGAGAATTAACAATAGATGAAATTCATGAAATTGAAGAAAAATACGCTCAAGCTGCTCTTCGTGCGAAAAAAGCAGGATTTGATGGTGTAGAAATCCATAGTGTTGGATATTATCTTGGAGAACAATTCCTTTCTTCTACTGCTAATGTAAGAACTGACGAATACGGTGGCAATCCAGAAAATAGAGTTCGTTTCCATTTAAATATTATTAAAAGAATTCGTGAATTATGCGGAGATGATTTTACTATTATTGTAAAATATAGTGCTATGGAACGTGGTGAAGATGCTGGTATTACTATGGAAGATGGAATTTATTATGCAAAGAGATTCCAAGATGCTGGTGTTGATGCACTAGAAGTACTAGCTGGAACATGGAAAAAAGAAGCTAACATGGAAGATCTTCCTGATTCTGCATCTAACTATTGTCAGGCTGTTGGACTTTGCCAGGCTTTAAAATATGGTATCTTAAAAATGACTGGTAAACCTGCTACTATTACTATGATTGGTGGTGGACGAGCACAGAATCCAGACATTGCTGAAAAAGCCTTAGAAGATAAACAATGTGAATTTATTTTCCTTGGACATTCATTATTAGCAGAACCAAATCTTGTTAACTTAATTATAGAAGACCGTCAAGATGAAATCCGTCCTTGCATAGGATGTGGAACTTGTATTGACACTCAGTTACAAAGTGGCGGAACTTGTTGCTGTTCTGGAAATGCTGTCATTGGACAAGGAAGCAATGATTATACAATAACACCTGCTGAAAAAATCAAAAATGTAGTTGTAATTGGGGGTGGGGTTGCTGGTGTAGAAGCAGCTCGTATTGCAGCAAAAAGAGGACATAAAGTATCTCTTTACGAAAAAGATGATAAAATCGGCGGACAGCTTTACTATGCTGTAAAACCTCCTCACAAACAAAACATGGAACCATTAATTCCATATCTAGAAAGACAGCTAGAAGTAACAGGTGTTGATGTTCACTTAAATACAGAAATTTCTGCAGAAGAAATAATAAATATGAGTCCAGACGCAGTAATATGCGCAACTGGTGTGCATCCTGCTAAACTTTCTATACCTGGTTTTGAACACGCTGTAAATGCAAAAGAAGTTCTTGACGGAAAAGAAGTCGGCGAAAAAGTTGTAATTATCGGTGGTGGAAGTGTTGGAATTGAAACTGCTGAACTACTTGCTTCAATGGGTAAAAAAGTTACAATTATTGAAATGATGGATAAATTAGCAGATAAAATGGTAAATGTAACAAGAACAATAGTATTAGGACATCTACGCGAATACGGTGTTGATTTCAAAACTTCTTGCCTATGTCAAGAAATTAAAAATGACTCTGTAGTATGCAAAGAAAAAGATGGAACTATTGTCGACATCCCTGCTAATGACGTTATAATTGCAATAGGAGATCGTCCAGAAACATCTCTATATGAAGAACTAAAAGGACGCATCCCAGAAGTTTATAACGTTGGAGACAGTGCAAGTGGCGGAACAATTGCTAAAGGTGTAAACCAGGCATACAATTGTGCATTAAATTTATAA
- a CDS encoding GNAT family N-acetyltransferase, producing the protein MRIKATSKSKLKDGEMDLKRFTKENNYTVSGCNGSDKAFLVDKLVDYNLSQVPATQEENFIDLSRKVLSEDGKILAGIIVRMYCWRCIYIDTFWIDESMRGEGLGTLLLEEVERVAKENGSHLIHLDTFDFQAKDFYLAHGYSVFGELEDCPKGHTRYFMSKVL; encoded by the coding sequence ATGAGAATTAAAGCTACATCTAAATCAAAATTAAAAGATGGCGAAATGGATTTAAAAAGATTTACTAAGGAAAATAACTACACTGTTTCGGGGTGCAATGGTTCGGACAAAGCATTTCTTGTGGATAAATTAGTAGATTATAATCTATCTCAAGTTCCAGCTACTCAAGAGGAGAATTTTATAGATTTGAGCAGAAAAGTTCTATCTGAAGATGGAAAGATTTTGGCAGGGATAATTGTTAGAATGTACTGCTGGAGATGTATCTACATAGACACATTTTGGATAGACGAGTCTATGAGAGGCGAAGGTCTGGGTACATTACTGCTTGAAGAAGTAGAAAGAGTTGCCAAAGAAAATGGATCTCACCTAATTCATCTAGACACATTTGATTTTCAGGCTAAAGATTTCTACTTGGCTCATGGATATAGTGTGTTTGGGGAATTGGAAGACTGTCCTAAAGGACATACGAGATATTTTATGAGCAAAGTATTATAA
- a CDS encoding RNA polymerase sigma factor, with amino-acid sequence MKIYNLLDKKKEKLIKQYIVDNKDSLYRFAYSYTRNQNDALDIVHDAICKALTNKDSLKSEDKIKPWIYQIISNCAIDYMRKNNKYTEMTDEIQNDSMVGFDEYENFDLQRAMQLLPEKYKRVIILRYFEDMKISEITEVLGENESTIKTRLYTGLSKLKIELTKIEEV; translated from the coding sequence ATGAAAATATATAACTTATTAGATAAAAAGAAGGAAAAGCTCATTAAGCAGTACATCGTCGACAACAAGGATAGCTTGTACAGATTCGCCTATAGCTATACTAGAAATCAAAATGATGCCTTAGATATTGTTCACGACGCTATTTGTAAAGCACTTACAAATAAAGACTCGCTAAAAAGTGAGGATAAAATAAAGCCTTGGATTTATCAAATCATATCAAATTGTGCTATAGATTATATGAGAAAAAATAATAAATACACAGAAATGACTGATGAGATACAAAATGATAGTATGGTGGGATTTGATGAATATGAGAATTTCGATCTTCAGCGTGCAATGCAGCTTTTGCCTGAAAAATATAAGAGGGTGATAATACTTAGATATTTTGAAGACATGAAGATTTCCGAAATTACAGAGGTGCTAGGAGAGAATGAAAGCACCATAAAGACAAGGTTATATACTGGCTTGTCAAAACTAAAAATAGAATTAACGAAGATAGAAGAGGTGTAG
- a CDS encoding EcsC family protein: MIFQKKSPKDKEWELLLKQEDKMLRKRENKKESQINKLLEDKVPEKLLSTLNVAFRKAFEIVFSKGSGIIEKTYDKEKYDFEYENRERWHAETGNRRSLKSFSKAASAGKNKNILLSGLEGAGMGALGVGIPDIPVFTGVILKSIYEVAMSYGFEYESDFEKFFILKIIEVSMQESDKFEKQNDELNRFIDEVDKYEFVVEKEDIDYQIAAAANSVSKEMLYMKFVQGIPVIGIAGGLTNTMYLKKIVDYAELKYRRRFLISKGKVL; the protein is encoded by the coding sequence ATGATTTTTCAGAAGAAAAGTCCTAAGGACAAGGAATGGGAGCTACTTCTTAAACAAGAAGATAAGATGCTCAGAAAAAGAGAGAATAAAAAAGAATCGCAAATAAACAAATTGCTTGAGGATAAAGTTCCTGAAAAACTGCTATCAACATTAAATGTAGCGTTTAGAAAGGCATTTGAGATAGTTTTTAGCAAGGGATCGGGAATAATAGAAAAGACTTACGACAAGGAAAAGTACGATTTTGAGTATGAAAATAGAGAAAGATGGCATGCAGAAACAGGGAATAGAAGGTCACTTAAATCATTTTCAAAGGCTGCATCTGCTGGAAAAAATAAAAATATTCTTCTTTCTGGACTTGAAGGTGCAGGAATGGGAGCCTTAGGAGTAGGAATTCCAGATATTCCAGTATTTACAGGAGTTATTTTGAAAAGTATATACGAGGTAGCTATGAGCTATGGATTTGAATATGAGAGCGATTTTGAGAAGTTCTTTATTCTAAAAATTATCGAAGTTTCTATGCAAGAATCAGATAAATTTGAAAAACAGAATGATGAATTGAATAGATTTATAGATGAAGTTGATAAATACGAATTTGTTGTAGAAAAAGAGGATATAGATTATCAGATTGCTGCAGCAGCAAATTCTGTGTCAAAGGAAATGCTTTATATGAAGTTTGTACAAGGAATACCAGTAATAGGGATAGCTGGAGGACTTACAAACACTATGTATTTAAAGAAAATTGTCGACTATGCAGAGTTAAAATATAGAAGAAGATTCTTAATTTCTAAAGGAAAAGTTCTTTAG
- a CDS encoding SDR family NAD(P)-dependent oxidoreductase yields the protein MRCKGKIALVTGCTNGIGKETMYKLLEEGADVYMLVRRVEYGEELAKETEGKYPGKVRKVIYFQCNKLETIESAIKTAYEDAGRIDIFINNAIGGPTMAKDNTTVVDTSHETCMGIMEGILGVSAECCRVVIPLMIKGGGGSIVNVSSSTSVQADVSRTYYGVAKAALNMLTQQIAVQYGRQGIRCNAVLPGFTVSQATERALPEEFKEAWLKHTLIRRLGEPRDQANAIVFFASDESSWITGQLMEVCGGYGLAAPMFGDIVE from the coding sequence ATGAGATGTAAAGGAAAAATAGCTTTAGTAACTGGATGTACTAATGGAATCGGTAAGGAAACTATGTATAAGTTATTAGAAGAAGGCGCAGATGTTTATATGCTTGTACGCCGAGTTGAATATGGTGAAGAACTTGCCAAAGAAACAGAAGGAAAATACCCTGGAAAAGTTAGAAAGGTTATTTACTTCCAGTGTAATAAGCTAGAAACTATTGAAAGTGCTATTAAAACTGCTTATGAAGATGCAGGACGTATTGATATATTTATCAATAATGCTATTGGTGGTCCAACAATGGCTAAGGATAATACAACAGTTGTCGACACTAGCCATGAAACATGCATGGGAATAATGGAAGGAATACTTGGCGTAAGTGCTGAATGTTGTAGAGTTGTTATTCCTCTTATGATTAAAGGCGGTGGAGGATCAATTGTCAATGTATCCTCATCAACTTCTGTTCAGGCTGATGTATCTCGTACTTATTATGGAGTGGCAAAAGCAGCTTTAAATATGCTAACTCAGCAGATTGCTGTTCAGTATGGAAGACAAGGTATTAGATGTAATGCTGTTCTTCCAGGATTTACAGTATCACAGGCAACAGAACGGGCACTTCCTGAAGAATTTAAAGAAGCGTGGTTAAAACACACATTAATTCGTCGTCTTGGTGAACCTAGAGATCAAGCTAATGCAATTGTATTCTTTGCTTCTGATGAATCTTCTTGGATTACAGGACAACTTATGGAAGTTTGTGGTGGTTACGGATTAGCAGCACCTATGTTTGGCGACATTGTAGAATAA
- a CDS encoding GNAT family N-acetyltransferase — translation MIIRKATIEDLRDITDVEAACFPEAEAASEESFEKRLNHFADRFWLLYDGDKLVSFVNGMVTNDTDLVDEMFADASLHDENGDWQMIFGVATLPEYRRKGCAGMLLERAIEDCRKEGKKGLVLTCKEAKLHYYAKFGFENEGVSCSEHGGALWYQMRVTF, via the coding sequence ATGATTATTAGGAAAGCTACTATAGAAGATTTAAGAGATATTACAGATGTTGAGGCTGCTTGTTTTCCAGAAGCTGAAGCAGCAAGTGAGGAGTCTTTTGAAAAGAGATTAAACCATTTTGCAGATAGATTTTGGCTTTTATACGACGGGGATAAGCTTGTAAGTTTTGTAAATGGAATGGTTACAAATGATACGGATTTAGTAGATGAGATGTTTGCAGATGCGTCTTTACACGATGAAAATGGAGATTGGCAGATGATTTTTGGTGTGGCAACTTTACCAGAGTATAGAAGAAAAGGGTGTGCAGGCATGTTACTAGAAAGAGCAATAGAGGATTGTAGAAAAGAAGGTAAAAAAGGATTAGTGCTTACTTGCAAGGAAGCTAAGCTTCATTATTACGCTAAATTTGGATTTGAGAATGAGGGAGTTTCGTGCTCTGAGCATGGTGGAGCATTGTGGTATCAGATGAGAGTAACTTTTTAA
- a CDS encoding pentapeptide repeat-containing protein: protein MIFNRDEYEYEELGNFEIESEEIENIKFIDCNFENCSISESLIHNCLFKDCKFVNCNIAGNKFELTVFKDCEFEKCNLIGINWKDITVERGYSNPFSKLKECYLKYSSFLKMDIKKFDFGGNIIHDSMFDESCLKECKFKGCDLTQTRFNICDIRNADFREAKGYLVDITNCKIKGAKFSFPEAMSLLDSLDIKIY, encoded by the coding sequence ATGATATTTAATAGAGATGAGTATGAATATGAGGAATTAGGGAATTTTGAGATTGAGTCGGAAGAAATAGAAAATATTAAATTTATCGACTGTAATTTTGAAAACTGCTCTATTTCTGAGAGTTTAATACATAACTGTCTATTCAAAGACTGTAAATTTGTAAATTGCAATATCGCTGGAAACAAGTTTGAATTGACTGTTTTTAAGGATTGCGAGTTTGAAAAATGCAACTTGATAGGAATTAACTGGAAGGATATCACTGTTGAGAGGGGATATTCAAATCCGTTTTCAAAGTTGAAAGAATGTTATTTAAAATATTCTTCTTTTTTAAAAATGGATATTAAAAAGTTTGATTTTGGCGGAAATATTATTCATGATTCTATGTTTGATGAATCGTGTTTAAAGGAGTGCAAGTTTAAGGGATGTGACTTGACTCAGACGAGATTTAATATTTGTGATATTAGAAACGCTGATTTTAGAGAAGCTAAAGGTTATTTGGTAGATATCACGAATTGTAAAATAAAGGGAGCAAAGTTTTCGTTCCCTGAAGCAATGAGTCTATTGGACTCTTTGGATATTAAAATTTATTAA
- a CDS encoding efflux RND transporter periplasmic adaptor subunit, translating into MAKIKGFFGKIKNAIISGFKGFGNFIKNHKKGTAVVVVILLAAGFMVGTDYVRRTKEEQKIREKYEIYKIPAYENIDINGMVTPRESKQYANPENNSLSDISVENGQEVNDGDLLFTTKDNSVIEQINVLKSQLTSLNSQKSRLSKNNKDNINNEAIASINAQISSVEAQISALNSSAYVKNTAPFAGKVYINDQNSTDMNTSFISLVSNEFFMKGYVSEDDLEKVQIDQTVSIKVNSSDKKMTGRISYVSDRPTTTKTKEMKDNLSYYEVDISFEDQEGLVNGFHVDADLEIVSNEYKVPTTAVLKSGDSAYVMKDLDGILKKQEVTIVKTGKNVTKIVTNLEPGDKILKHPDKSMKEGDAIPSAGLVDKSPKIDPEELKIPDVNGQIEE; encoded by the coding sequence ATGGCAAAAATTAAAGGTTTCTTTGGAAAAATTAAAAATGCTATTATATCCGGATTTAAAGGATTTGGAAATTTCATAAAGAACCATAAAAAAGGAACTGCTGTTGTGGTTGTGATACTACTTGCTGCAGGATTTATGGTTGGAACTGACTACGTAAGAAGAACTAAGGAAGAACAGAAGATTCGGGAAAAATACGAAATTTATAAAATACCAGCTTATGAAAATATAGACATAAACGGTATGGTTACTCCTAGAGAGTCAAAACAGTATGCTAACCCAGAAAACAACTCTTTAAGCGATATAAGTGTTGAAAATGGGCAGGAAGTAAACGATGGAGATTTACTTTTCACTACTAAAGACAACTCTGTTATAGAACAGATTAATGTTTTAAAATCTCAGTTAACTAGTTTAAACTCTCAGAAATCTCGTTTAAGCAAGAATAATAAAGATAATATAAATAATGAGGCTATTGCTTCTATAAATGCTCAGATTTCTTCAGTAGAAGCTCAGATATCAGCATTAAACAGTAGTGCATATGTTAAAAATACTGCTCCATTTGCTGGAAAAGTGTATATAAACGACCAGAACTCTACTGATATGAACACTTCTTTTATATCTCTTGTAAGTAACGAGTTCTTTATGAAGGGATATGTTAGCGAAGACGATTTAGAAAAAGTTCAGATAGACCAGACTGTAAGTATAAAGGTAAATTCTTCTGATAAGAAAATGACTGGTAGAATAAGCTATGTTTCTGATAGACCAACGACTACTAAGACAAAAGAAATGAAAGATAATTTATCTTATTACGAAGTAGATATATCTTTTGAAGATCAGGAAGGTCTAGTAAATGGATTCCACGTAGATGCTGACCTTGAAATAGTATCTAATGAATACAAAGTTCCTACAACTGCAGTATTAAAGAGTGGAGATTCTGCTTATGTAATGAAAGATCTTGATGGAATACTTAAAAAACAGGAAGTTACTATTGTTAAAACAGGAAAAAATGTAACTAAGATAGTTACAAATCTTGAACCAGGAGATAAAATATTAAAACATCCAGATAAATCTATGAAAGAAGGAGATGCAATACCTTCTGCTGGACTTGTTGATAAATCTCCAAAAATAGACCCTGAAGAATTAAAAATACCTGACGTCAATGGACAAATAGAGGAATAA
- a CDS encoding DUF1648 domain-containing protein, with product MVSDESNFLSITWKNIPDMIPGHYNIAGEIDKYSSKNSIWILIVVQILLFTMMSVLERFPNIWNTGVKITEENRERVYTNLRNMQTYLKMMIMIYFSYMTLQSIAGERLNSISVFAFLILIFGGMSIFLVKIFKNR from the coding sequence GTGGTATCAGATGAGAGTAACTTTTTAAGTATAACGTGGAAAAACATTCCAGATATGATTCCAGGGCACTATAATATCGCTGGAGAAATAGACAAATATTCATCTAAAAATTCGATATGGATACTTATTGTTGTGCAGATACTATTGTTTACAATGATGTCTGTACTTGAGAGATTTCCAAACATATGGAATACAGGAGTGAAAATAACTGAGGAAAATCGGGAAAGAGTATATACAAATCTTAGAAATATGCAAACATACCTAAAAATGATGATTATGATATATTTCTCATACATGACTTTACAATCAATAGCTGGAGAAAGGTTGAACAGCATATCAGTATTTGCATTTTTAATTCTAATTTTTGGTGGAATGTCGATATTTTTAGTGAAAATATTTAAAAACAGATAA
- a CDS encoding DUF4179 domain-containing protein: MKNDKIDKLKENYNNIEIPKELDDVINDAFNESENKKLENNKKDWRRNMKNMKKWYASAAAVGLIIVSVNASSTFAKSLENIPVIGNIIRVVNFNNYRIEITE, from the coding sequence ATGAAAAACGATAAAATAGATAAACTAAAAGAAAACTATAACAACATTGAAATCCCAAAAGAACTAGATGATGTAATAAACGACGCATTCAATGAAAGTGAAAATAAAAAATTAGAAAATAACAAAAAAGATTGGAGAAGAAATATGAAAAATATGAAAAAATGGTATGCATCAGCAGCTGCAGTAGGTTTAATAATAGTATCAGTAAACGCAAGTTCAACATTTGCAAAGAGTTTAGAAAATATACCAGTGATAGGCAATATAATAAGAGTAGTTAATTTCAACAATTACAGAATAGAAATTACAGAATAG
- a CDS encoding TetR/AcrR family transcriptional regulator, with the protein MLQAKKSERTHQQFLNSARTLFLEKGFDNTSIEDIVTMAGYSIGAFYRHYKSKSDILIELWNEFLQDYIQESIDGAMKTTTLEESIDYLLLRNKEYYEHPLFKCYYNASVTRMITSSKNDIPNNAGSFNDMLVMLLEREYPSVDHDRLRTYASTIHAIINAYASGSILNQNLYFDEVTTREILLDLAHKAGIE; encoded by the coding sequence ATGTTACAAGCAAAAAAAAGTGAACGCACTCATCAACAGTTTTTAAATTCTGCCAGAACACTTTTCCTTGAAAAAGGGTTTGATAATACAAGTATCGAGGATATTGTAACAATGGCAGGATATTCTATTGGTGCATTTTACCGTCATTATAAGAGTAAATCAGATATTTTAATTGAACTATGGAATGAATTTCTTCAAGATTATATTCAAGAATCCATAGACGGAGCTATGAAAACAACTACTTTAGAAGAGTCGATTGACTATCTTCTTTTGCGTAATAAAGAATACTACGAACATCCCTTGTTTAAATGTTATTACAATGCCAGTGTAACTCGCATGATTACAAGTAGTAAAAATGATATTCCAAACAATGCAGGCAGTTTTAATGACATGCTTGTTATGTTATTAGAACGTGAATATCCATCTGTTGACCACGATAGATTACGCACTTATGCAAGTACTATTCATGCAATTATAAATGCTTATGCATCAGGTAGTATTCTTAATCAAAATTTGTATTTTGATGAGGTTACAACCAGAGAAATATTGCTAGATTTAGCTCATAAAGCAGGCATTGAATAA